In one window of Paraflavitalea soli DNA:
- a CDS encoding XrtN system VIT domain-containing protein codes for MKRITTKLKDQLYMGGLIVIMASLVVFCIPLFITLPPDRSMGIFVVNFACTIGYFIAIKACGRFKAGREGLIPIFLLLILFLISAFALNRDMNIFDDSVTWLSVVLVVLCVNYILFQFFDAFSRWLQYTMTALLGVASIVFLYFSLYLAPMYVLSTVIVWILGISGHSFVPLLFLLFTIKLIRRLARHDKKLWYSYAGGAAAIVIFTIVFMVQWSQVTREVNLTYRKAGVAESNGLPPWIAAAQKSSQGWLSERILKTDLVYSTPDITSNWDRIFWGSSFRNFDEPKKHDPLVMTAVFFAGKPNLPNDDRIKILESIYDSRHQAQERLWSGEDLYTEHITTDVRVWPQFGLAYTEKNITVTNAGLQERWRGNQQEAIYTFHLPEGAVITALSLWIEGKEEKGILTSKAKADSAYKTIVGKERRDPSVVHWQEGNTVSVRVFPVIAGQSRRFKLGITAPLIRRDTKLVYENIWFDGPASHNAQEEATLNFQQSPRELVAPAVFSDNGQHTWKRAGKYEPDWKIQLSESPLSTDAFSFDGQTYTVHPYHPQRVAFDAGTVYLDINRSWSRPEFEMVYDLVKNKAVYVYDNGLVQLTPENRARLFGQLQETQFSLFPLFEIKDPTTALLITKNPVASPNISDLADSRYLQQLKTYLASNGSIRLFNIGEHLSPYLKSLKEYRVFQYEQGELAQLKELLEKKVFVQAIENDQQVVIDDAGLLLRQQAGANPAAAPDHLMRLFAYNHIMQKAGSGLLTNQPVEDTLVQEAVKAYVVSPVSSLVVLETQKDYDRFNINDSKNSLKNASLQSKGAVPEPHDWALIIIAVLVILTIKFKPVLNKNRI; via the coding sequence ATGAAACGTATTACTACCAAATTAAAAGATCAACTGTATATGGGTGGCCTGATCGTGATCATGGCCTCGCTGGTTGTTTTTTGCATTCCCCTTTTTATCACCTTGCCCCCAGACCGCAGCATGGGCATCTTCGTTGTCAACTTTGCTTGTACGATTGGCTACTTCATTGCTATAAAAGCCTGCGGGAGATTCAAGGCAGGACGTGAAGGATTGATCCCTATATTTCTCCTGTTGATCTTATTCCTGATCAGTGCTTTTGCTCTCAACCGTGATATGAACATCTTTGATGACTCTGTTACCTGGTTGTCGGTCGTATTGGTGGTCCTTTGCGTGAATTATATATTATTTCAATTCTTTGACGCTTTTTCGCGGTGGTTGCAATATACCATGACCGCATTATTAGGGGTGGCCTCCATTGTTTTCCTGTACTTCTCTTTATACCTCGCTCCCATGTATGTGCTGAGTACTGTGATCGTGTGGATACTGGGCATATCCGGCCACAGCTTCGTACCCCTGCTATTCCTGTTGTTTACCATCAAACTGATCAGAAGACTTGCCCGCCATGACAAAAAACTTTGGTACAGCTATGCCGGTGGTGCAGCAGCGATCGTTATTTTCACGATTGTTTTTATGGTACAATGGAGCCAGGTCACACGAGAGGTCAACCTTACCTATCGCAAAGCCGGCGTGGCCGAAAGCAATGGCTTGCCCCCATGGATAGCGGCAGCTCAAAAATCTTCACAAGGATGGTTGTCCGAAAGAATATTAAAAACTGATCTGGTATACAGCACCCCTGATATTACCAGCAATTGGGATCGTATTTTCTGGGGTTCCTCTTTCCGGAATTTCGATGAACCCAAAAAACATGATCCGCTGGTCATGACTGCTGTCTTCTTTGCCGGTAAACCCAACCTGCCCAACGATGACCGCATCAAAATACTCGAGTCCATTTACGATTCGCGCCACCAGGCACAGGAACGTTTATGGAGTGGGGAAGACCTGTATACTGAACATATTACAACAGATGTGCGGGTATGGCCCCAGTTTGGCCTTGCTTATACCGAAAAGAACATCACTGTTACCAATGCCGGGTTGCAGGAGCGTTGGAGAGGTAACCAGCAGGAAGCTATCTATACTTTCCATTTACCCGAAGGCGCCGTGATCACTGCCCTTTCCCTCTGGATAGAAGGAAAGGAAGAAAAAGGGATCCTTACTTCCAAAGCCAAAGCCGACTCCGCCTATAAAACCATCGTAGGCAAGGAAAGGCGCGATCCTTCGGTGGTGCATTGGCAGGAAGGCAATACTGTTTCTGTGCGGGTATTCCCCGTCATTGCCGGACAAAGCCGCCGTTTCAAACTGGGCATCACAGCACCCCTCATCAGGAGGGATACCAAGCTGGTATATGAAAACATCTGGTTCGATGGGCCCGCTTCACACAACGCGCAGGAAGAAGCTACTTTGAATTTCCAGCAATCACCGCGCGAACTGGTGGCGCCTGCTGTTTTCAGTGACAATGGACAACACACCTGGAAGCGTGCCGGTAAATATGAACCCGATTGGAAGATACAACTGAGCGAATCGCCCCTCTCAACCGATGCTTTTAGTTTCGATGGACAAACCTATACTGTTCACCCTTACCATCCACAAAGGGTGGCTTTTGATGCCGGCACAGTATATCTCGATATCAATAGGTCCTGGTCAAGACCTGAATTTGAAATGGTCTATGATCTGGTAAAAAATAAAGCAGTCTATGTATACGACAATGGCCTTGTGCAACTAACCCCGGAAAACAGGGCGCGCTTGTTTGGCCAATTGCAGGAAACCCAGTTCAGCCTGTTTCCCCTGTTTGAAATAAAGGACCCCACCACCGCCTTGCTGATCACGAAGAACCCCGTGGCTTCTCCCAATATAAGTGATCTGGCCGATAGCCGCTACCTGCAGCAGTTGAAAACCTATTTGGCCAGTAACGGTAGCATACGGCTTTTCAATATCGGTGAGCATTTATCCCCTTACCTCAAATCACTGAAGGAATACCGGGTGTTTCAATATGAGCAGGGAGAGCTGGCGCAGCTTAAAGAATTACTGGAGAAAAAGGTATTTGTCCAGGCCATTGAAAACGATCAGCAGGTAGTGATTGATGATGCAGGGTTACTGCTGCGGCAACAGGCAGGAGCGAACCCCGCTGCTGCTCCCGATCACCTGATGCGGCTCTTTGCTTATAACCATATTATGCAAAAGGCGGGCAGTGGATTGCTCACCAACCAGCCTGTGGAAGATACCCTGGTGCAGGAAGCTGTAAAAGCCTATGTAGTATCGCCCGTATCGAGCCTGGTGGTGCTGGAAACACAAAAAGATTATGACCGTTTTAATATCAACGACAGCAAGAACAGCCTGAAGAATGCTTCCCTGCAATCGAAGGGCGCTGTACCTGAGCCACACGATTGGGCGCTCATCATTATTGCCGTGCTGGTGATCCTTACCATTAAATTCAAGCCCGTACTTAATAAAAACAGGATATGA
- a CDS encoding winged helix-turn-helix domain-containing protein, producing the protein MKNPIGNLNKIFDSRIRLGVMSILMVNEEVSFNDLKQMMEVTDGNLASHLVNLEENGFIKVHKGFIGRKTNTTYSITKAGEKAFREHIEALENMIKGVR; encoded by the coding sequence ATGAAGAACCCGATTGGAAATCTTAATAAAATATTCGACAGCCGCATACGCCTGGGGGTCATGAGCATCCTGATGGTGAATGAGGAGGTGAGTTTTAATGACCTGAAGCAAATGATGGAAGTGACAGATGGCAACCTGGCATCACACCTGGTAAACCTCGAAGAGAACGGGTTCATCAAAGTACATAAAGGTTTTATAGGAAGAAAAACCAATACAACCTATTCAATTACAAAGGCAGGTGAAAAAGCCTTCAGGGAACACATTGAGGCACTGGAGAATATGATCAAAGGCGTGCGGTAA